A window from Drosophila nasuta strain 15112-1781.00 chromosome 3, ASM2355853v1, whole genome shotgun sequence encodes these proteins:
- the LOC132792684 gene encoding elongation of very long chain fatty acids protein F-like — protein sequence MKSIFIRQSSFWSRIYYATEIANFKFVVFRFAISVSSEKGKCNNAKKMFSLLELPPQEDPNPLPLTSSPWPILIILAVYMLFVLKLGKILMRNREPYKLQRVLRIYNLIQVAYNGIFFGVTFYYLVVRVICNPRCMETFPFGHEHKNLERYVHFAYFFNKILDLLDTVFFVLRKKYKQISFLHVYHHAIVLFICYATMRFYGTGGHLNSVGLLNSFVHAVMYFYYFLSAERPGVKASIWWKKYITIIQLIQFVLAFIHASYVLIFSRGCGYPRCLLILLDVQALVFMFMFGKFYYITYIRTAQKKQKQS from the exons atgaaatcaattttcattCGGCAGTCTTCGTTTTGGAGTCGTATTTATTACGCAAcggaaattgcaaattttaaattcgtaGTATTCAGATTCGCTATTTCAGTATCAAGCGAAAAAGGCAAGTGcaacaacgcaaaaaaaatgttctcCCTTCTCGAACTGCCACCACAAGAAG ATCCAAATCCTCTGCCACTGACTAGCAGTCCATGGCCCATCCTGATAATACTAGCTGTATATATGCTATTCGTGCTGAAACTTGGCAAGATACTTATGAGAAATCGAGAACCATATAAACTACAGCGAGTGTTACGTATCTACAATTTGATTCAGGTGGCCTACAATGGCATCTTCTTTGGAGTG acattttattatttggttGTGCGGGTTATTTGCAATCCACGCTGCATGGAGACATTTCCCTTTGGACATGAGCACAAAAATCTCGAGCGTTATGTGCACTTTGCATATTTCTTCAACAAAATTCTTGATCTGCTGGACACCGTGTTCTTTGTGCTGCGCAAGAAATACAAACAGATCAGTTTCTTACATGTCTACCATCATGCCATCGTCTTGTTCATATGCTATGCAACGATGCGATTTTATGGAACAGGCGGACACCTCAATTCCGTCGGATTGCTCAACTCCTTTGTGCATGCTGTGATGTATTTCTATTACTTTCTATCCGCTGAGCGGCCTGGTGTCAAGGCCAGCATCTGGTGGAAGAAGTATATAACGATAATTCAGCTTATTCAATTTGTTCTCGCCTTCATTCATGCCTCCTACGTATTGATCTTCTCCCGAGGATGTGGCTACCCACGCTGCTTATTGATTTTGCTGGATGTTCAAGCGCTAGTCTTTATGTTCATGTTTGGTAAATTCTATTATATCACCTACATTAGAACAGCacagaaaaagcaaaagcagagcTAG
- the LOC132790539 gene encoding elongation of very long chain fatty acids protein F-like has product MLNIFDIPPPDPQQLPLTNSPWPIFLILTSYILFVLKYGKRFMANRKAYNLKKVLYVYNLGQVAYNGIFFGVVFYYLVIVGICNFRCMENFPFGHKHKNLERYVHFAYFINKILDLLDTVFFVLRKKYRQISFLHVYHHIMMVLGCYMVMRFYGTGGHFNVLGMVNSFVHTVMYFYYFLSALYPGINASIWWKKYITITQLLQFVLVFSYASYVFIFSKGCGFPKPLLLLQIVQAIVMIYMFGNFYIKTYIRPQQKAKVK; this is encoded by the exons ATGCTCAACATATTCGATATTCCCCCGCCTG ATCCTCAGCAGTTGCCGCTGACGAATTCACCGTGGCCCATATTTCTGATACTCACCAGCTATATATTGTTTGTGCTTAAGTATGGCAAAAGATTCATGGCAAATCGCAAAGCCTACAATCTAAAAAAGGTATTATATGTGTACAATCTTGGCCAGGTGGCCTATAATGGAATATTTTTTGGCGTG GTTTTCTATTACCTCGTCATCGTGGgcatttgcaattttcgctGCATGGAGAATTTCCCCTTTGGACACAAGCATAAAAATCTAGAACGTTATGTGcactttgcatatttcatCAACAAAATTCTTGACCTACTGGACACCGTATTCTTTGTGCTGCGCAAAAAGTACAGACAGATAAGTTTTCTACACGTGTATCATCACATTATGATGGTGCTCGGTTGCTATATGGTAATGCGATTCTATGGCACAGGCGGACATTTTAATGTGCTCGGTATGGTCAACTCCTTTGTGCATACTGTGATGTACTTTTACTACTTTCTATCCGCCTTATATCCTGGCATCAATGCCAGCATCTGGTGGAAGAAGTATATAACCATCACACAGCTGTTGCAGTTCGTTTTGGTCTTCAGCTATGCTTCGTACGTTTTCATCTTCTCGAAAGGATGTGGCTTTCCCAAGCCTCTGCTCTTGCTGCAGATCGTTCAGGCCATAGTCATGATATACATGTTTGGAAATTTCTATATAAAGACCTACATAAGACCACAACAAAAGGCGAAAGTGAAGTAG
- the LOC132793646 gene encoding elongation of very long chain fatty acids protein F-like isoform X1: MNTTVELFFGLPPPDPETKNFPLLGSHWPLTTIIAVYLIFVLKLGPKFMENRKPYNLTYVLNFYNIFQVIYNSIVFGLAFYYLIINPVYDWSCMIRLSLDHPKKNVERWIGYAYFINKIIDLLDTVFFVLRKSYKQITLLHVYHHVLMTSPVYWTIQFYGFGGQYTTLGFLNTGVHAVMYFYYFISARYPELKGSFWWKKYITKLQLLQFILLFIQPFYVLLSNPGCKVPLFLHIFQLIVSTSMVTMFSRFYYLAYVKPKPQKLLKQE; this comes from the exons ATGAACACGACAGTGGAATTGTTCTTTGGATTACCTCCACCAG ATCCTGAGACGAAAAATTTTCCTCTTCTTGGTTCGCATTGGCCCCTCACTACAATTATCGCGGTGTATTTGATATTTGTCTTGAAGCTTGGACCAAAATTTATGGAGAATCGCAAGCCATACAATCTTACGTATGTCTTAAACTTCTATAACATCTTTCAAGTGATATATAATTCGATTGTCTTTGGTTTG GCTTTTTATTACCTTATAATTAATCCAGTATATGACTGGAGCTGCATGATACGTCTTTCGCTCGACCATCCTAAAAAGAATGTGGAACGTTGGATAGGTTACGCATACTTTATTAATAAGATAATAGATCTATTGGATACCGTTTTCTTCGTTCTTCGGAAGAGCTACAAGCAAATTACCTTACTGCATGTCTATCATCATGTGCTAATGACTTCTCCCGTATATTGGACTATCCAGTTTTATGGATTTGGTGGACAATATACAACACTGGGTTTTTTGAACACCGGCGTTCATGCTGTTATGTACTTCTATTATTTCATATCAGCAAGGTATCCGGAACTAAAGGGCAGTTTTTGGTGGAAGAAGTATATTACAAAACTACAGCTTTTGCAATTCATTCTTCTGTTTATACAACCTTTCTATGTGCTACTCTCCAATCCTGGTTGTAAAGTCCCACTCTTCCTACATATCTTTCAATTGATTGTGTCTACTTCTATGGTGACAATGTTTAGTAGATTTTATTACTTGGCCTATGTGAAACCAAAACCACAAAAATTATTGAAGCAAGAGTAG
- the LOC132792039 gene encoding elongation of very long chain fatty acids protein F-like, with product MSSSFLSRHGLLDIPDPALSRYPLLNSHWSTTIILVSYLIIVLKLGRKFMEHRNPYNLKKILIVYNSIQVIYNAILFGYAAYYILINSPYDRRCLVSLPYDHPEKQAERFLTYAYYINKLLDLCDTIFFILRKSYKQITTLHVYHHVMMPFFVYWTIRLHGFGGQYAVMGLLNTFVHMVMYFYYLISAMNPGIKSSLWWKKYITKLQMVQFILLLLQSLYILLFYPACKVPLVMQYLQLVVATTMILMFSNFYYHCYMKPKPQKVVKQE from the exons ATGAGCTCATCATTTCTTTCTCGCCACGGATTACTGGACATACCAG ATCCAGCTTTGAGTCGTTATCCTCTTCTCAATTCGCATTGGAGTACCACCATAATTCTTGTGTCATATCTAATAATTGTGTTGAAACTTGGACGAAAGTTTATGGAACATCGAAATCCCTACAATCTAAAGAAAATCCTGATCGTCTACAACAGCATTCAAGTGATATATAATGCCATTTTATTTGGCTAT GCTGCATATTACATACTTATCAATTCGCCATACGACAGACGTTGCTTGGTATCTCTTCCATATGATCATCCCGAGAAGCAAGCCGAACGTTTTCTTACTTATGCGTATTATATAAACAAGTTATTGGATCTCTGTGACACAATCTTTTTTATTCTCCGCAAGAGTTACAAACAAATTACCACACTGCACGTTTATCATCATGTGATGATGCCCTTCTTCGTTTATTGGACCATACGATTGCACGGATTTGGTGGACAGTATGCGGTGATGGGACTCTTAAACACTTTTGTGCATATGGTCATGTACTTTTACTATCTCATCTCAGCCATGAATCCGGGCATTAAGAGCAGCCTGTGGTGGAAGAAGTATATTACGAAACTGCAGATGGTGCAGTttattcttttgcttttgcaatcGCTTTATATACTATTGTTTTATCCTGCCTGCAAAGTTCCACTCGTCATGCAATACTTGCAGCTTGTCGTGGCGACTACGATGATTCTGATGTTCAGTAACTTTTATTACCATTGTTATATGAAGCCAAAACCTCAGAAGGTTGTGAAGCAGGAGTAA
- the LOC132793647 gene encoding probable salivary secreted peptide: MKVYFLAGLVLMSLLALGHAEGDDKKQSHSVTWGARVFRDTHLERVVISEKSRFLRVVTRDYKFKQQSNLKRKITQIVITDQIKEGKGGYAHLRGGGPGASFAEIHFKSQRNRGFSFIVDIYGI; this comes from the exons ATGAAAGTCTATTTCTTGGCCGGATTGGTGTTAATGTCCTTGTTGGCTCTTGGCCATGCTGAGGGAGATGACAAGAAGCAGAGTCACAGCGTGACGTGGGGCGCTCGAGTGTTCAGGGATACGCATCTGGAGAGAGTTGTCATCAGTGAAAAGTCGAGGTTCTTGCGCGTGGTCACACGTGACTACAAATTCAAGCAGCAG TCCAATTTGAAACGTAAAATTACGCAAATTGTGATTACGGATCAGATCAAGGAGGGCAAGGGTGGCTATGCGCATCTTCGTGGTGGCGGACCTGGAGCCAGTTTTGCCGAGATTCATTTCAAGAGTCAGCGCAATCGTGGATTCAGCTTCATTGTGGATATATACGGAATTTAA
- the LOC132791345 gene encoding elongation of very long chain fatty acids protein F-like has protein sequence MNSTEDWFFQIPPTDPKTRHLPLLGSHWPITTILALYLIFVLKLGPKFMENRKPYNLKYVLSAYNIFQVIYNSILFGCSIYYLFISPRYNIRCMTSLAFDHPDKNIERGLCYAYFINKLIDLLDTVFFVLRKSYKQITLLHVYHHVLMTYPIYWGMQFYGFGGQYSTLGYLNTGVHAVMYFYYFISARNPELKGSIWWKKYITKLQLLQFILLFIQPIYVLSYSPGCKVPFFLHMLQLVVSASMIALFGKFYYLAYVRARPQKSLKQE, from the exons ATGAACTCAACAGAGGATTGGTTTTTTCAAATTCCACCCACAG ATCCTAAAACAAGGCATTTACCACTTCTTGGATCGCATTGGCCCATCACCACAATTCTTGCACtgtatttgatatttgttCTCAAACTTGGACCAAAGTTTATGGAGAATCGCAAGCCATACAATCTTAAATATGTCTTGAGTGCCTACAACATCTTTCAAGTGATCTACAATTCGATTCTCTTTGgttgt AGTATTTACTACCTATTTATTAGTCCAAGATACAACATACGCTGCATGACGAGTCTTGCATTCGATCATCCagacaaaaatattgaacGCGGTCTTTGCTATGCATACttcattaacaaattaattgatCTTTTGGACACAGTTTTCTTCGTTCTTCGAAAGAGCTACAAACAAATTACTTTACTCCATGTCTACCATCATGTGCTGATGACATACCCTATTTATTGGGGCATGCAATTTTACGGATTTGGTGGACAATATTCAACATTGGGATATTTAAACACTGGTGTTCATGCTGTgatgtacttttattatttcatctCAGCAAGGAATCCCGAACTAAAGGGCAGTATTTGGTGGAAGAAGTATATTACGAAACTGCAGCTTTTGCAGTTTATTCTACTGTTTATTCAACCGATTTATGTTCTCTCCTACAGTCCTGGTTGCAAAGTTCCATTTTTCCTGCATATGCTGCAGTTAGTAGTATCAGCTTCAATGATTGCACTGTTTGGTAAATTTTATTACCTTGCATATGTGAGAGCTAGACCACAAAAGTCATTGAAGCAAGAGTAA
- the LOC132793646 gene encoding elongation of very long chain fatty acids protein F-like isoform X2, producing MSTTVELFFGLPPPDPETKNFPFLGSHWPLTTIIAVYLIFVLKLGPKFMENRKPYNLTYVLNFYNIFQVIYNSIVFGLAIYYMIINPVYDWSCMMNLSLDHPEKNMERWITYAFFINKIIELLDTVFFVLRKSYKQITLLHVYHHVLMTSPVYWTIHFYGFGGQYATMGFLNSGVHAVMYFYYFISARYPGLKGSLWWKKYITKLQLLQFILLLIQPLYVLLSNPGCKFPLFLHILQLIVCTSMVTMFSRFYYFAYVKRSPQKSLKRK from the exons ATGAGCACGACAGTGGAATTGTTTTTTGGATTACCTCCTCCAG ATCCTGAGACGAaaaattttccttttcttggTTCGCATTGGCCCCTCACTACAATTATCGCggtgtatttaatatttgtctTGAAACTTGGACCAAAGTTTATGGAGAATCGCAAGCCATACAATCTTACGTATGTATTAAACTTCTATAACATCTTTCAAGTGATATATAATTCGATTGTCTTCGGCTTG GCTATATATTACATGATAATTAATCCAGTATATGACTGGAGCTGCATGATGAATCTTTCGCTCGACCATCCTGAAAAGAATATGGAACGCTGGATAACTTACGCATTCTTTATTAATAAGATAATAGAATTATTGGATACCGTTTTCTTCGTTCTTCGGAAAAGCTACAAGCAAATTACCTTACTGCATGTCTATCATCATGTGCTTATGACTTCTCCGGTATATTGGACTATCCATTTTTATGGTTTTGGTGGACAATATGCAACGATGGGATTTTTGAACAGCGGCGTTCATGCTGTTatgtatttctattatttCATCTCAGCAAGGTATCCCGGACTAAAGGGCAGTTTGTGGTGGAAGAAGTATATTACCAAACTACAGCTTTTGCAATTCATTCTTCTGTTGATACAACCTCTCTATGTGCTACTCTCCAATCCTGGTTGTAAATTCCCACTATTTTTACATATCTTGCAATTGATTGTGTGTACTTCTATGGTGACAATGTTTAGTAGATTTTATTACTTTGCCTATGTGAAACGAAGTCCACAAAAATCATTGAAgcgaaagtaa
- the LOC132792685 gene encoding elongation of very long chain fatty acids protein F-like — MFSRVVDIFNRPVADPVFSNNLPFVSSPWPIILILGTYLTLLKVGKKWMEHRKPYDLKKIILAYNIFQIVYNATLFYYVIFHLLFSVYDLQCMETLPFDHPSKNLERTLSYAYLINKLIDLVETIFFVLRKSNKQITFLHVYHHLLMVSMSYLVLRFYGTGSQFSLMGALNTFVHTVMYFYYFISAWNPNMKSSVWWKKYITLIQLVQFSICFAQSTFMLLFKQDCKFPLILQYLQLTQAIVMIYMFSNFYLKAYVKPKQQQKIM; from the exons ATGTTTTCGCGTGTGGTTGATATTTTTAACAGGCCGGTTGCAG ATCCTGTGTTTTCAAACAATCTGCCGTTTGTATCGTCGCCATGGCCAATTATACTGATCTTGGGAACCTACTTAACGTTGCTTAAGGTCGGAAAGAAGTGGATGGAGCATCGTAAGCCTTACGATTTGAAGAAAATAATACTCGCCTACAATATCTTTCAAATCGTGTATAATGCGactttgttttattat gTAATCTTTCACTTGCTATTCTCGGTATACGACTTGCAATGCATGGAGACTTTGCCATTCGATCATCCATCGAAAAATTTAGAGCGAACTTTGTCATATGCTTACCTTATCAACAAGTTAATTGATCTGGTGGAGACGATATTTTTTGTGCTGCGaaagagcaacaaacaaatcaCATTCCTACATGTTTATCACCACCTGCTAATGGTATCTATGTCTTATTTGGTTTTACGTTTCTACGGCACCGGATCGCAATTCTCCTTAATGGGCGCTCTCAACACTTTCGTGCATACTGTGATGTATTTCTATTACTTTATATCGGCATGGAATCCCAATATGAAGAGCAGTGTCTGGTGGAAAAAGTATATCACATTAATCCAACTTGTTCAGTTTTCCATATGTTTTGCGCAATCTACTTTCATGTTGCTATTCAAACAGGACTGCAAGTTTCCATTAATCTTGCAATACTTACAGTTAACCCAAGCGATTGTTATGATATATATGTTTTCTAACTTTTATCTTAAAGCCTATGTAAAaccgaaacaacaacagaagatTATGTAA
- the LOC132793646 gene encoding elongation of very long chain fatty acids protein F-like isoform X3 — MNTTVELFFGLPPPDPETKNFPFLGSHWPLTTIIAVYLIFVLKLGPKFMENRKPYNLTYVLNFYNIFQVIYNSIVFGLAIYYMIINPVYDWSCMMNLSLDHPEKNMERWITYAFFINKIIELLDTVFFVLRKSYKQITLLHVYHHVLMTSPVYWTIHFYGFGGQYATMGFLNSGVHAVMYFYYFISARYPGLKGSLWWKKYITKLQLLQFILLLIQPLYVLLSNPGCKFPLFLHILQLIVCTSMVTMFSRFYYFAYVKRSPQKSLKRK, encoded by the exons ATGAACACGACAGTGGAATTGTTCTTTGGATTACCTCCACCAG ATCCTGAGACGAaaaattttccttttcttggTTCGCATTGGCCCCTCACTACAATTATCGCggtgtatttaatatttgtctTGAAACTTGGACCAAAGTTTATGGAGAATCGCAAGCCATACAATCTTACGTATGTATTAAACTTCTATAACATCTTTCAAGTGATATATAATTCGATTGTCTTCGGCTTG GCTATATATTACATGATAATTAATCCAGTATATGACTGGAGCTGCATGATGAATCTTTCGCTCGACCATCCTGAAAAGAATATGGAACGCTGGATAACTTACGCATTCTTTATTAATAAGATAATAGAATTATTGGATACCGTTTTCTTCGTTCTTCGGAAAAGCTACAAGCAAATTACCTTACTGCATGTCTATCATCATGTGCTTATGACTTCTCCGGTATATTGGACTATCCATTTTTATGGTTTTGGTGGACAATATGCAACGATGGGATTTTTGAACAGCGGCGTTCATGCTGTTatgtatttctattatttCATCTCAGCAAGGTATCCCGGACTAAAGGGCAGTTTGTGGTGGAAGAAGTATATTACCAAACTACAGCTTTTGCAATTCATTCTTCTGTTGATACAACCTCTCTATGTGCTACTCTCCAATCCTGGTTGTAAATTCCCACTATTTTTACATATCTTGCAATTGATTGTGTGTACTTCTATGGTGACAATGTTTAGTAGATTTTATTACTTTGCCTATGTGAAACGAAGTCCACAAAAATCATTGAAgcgaaagtaa